AAACAAGCTTTTAGCGTCCACCTCTGAGACGCCACCTGAATGGACGACTTTGGACGCGGGTTTCGCTTTTTTTCATGGAGCCGGGCAGTCAATCCCCCAGCGGGTGGCCCTAGAAGCTGGAGCGTTTTCTCCTGTTTCCTCCCCACCACTACAGCACGAGCCAAGATTTTTTACCCAAAAAGAAATCTCTGAAACTAGCATGAAAAGAGAAGGACCACTCATAGATATAGAAGAGGAAAGAAGAAAGAGAAGAAAGGGTGACTTCCTGGATGAGATTGGTGCACAATAGTCTTCTATTTCTTGCGGGAGTGGTCCTCTATTCACTGGGTGGTCTTGCTTTTCCAGACGGTGGGGCCTGGCATGATTCTCTGGCCAAGCCCGATGGAACACCGCCAATCTACTTGTTTCGCATCATCTGGCTCATTTTATATGCACTCATAGCATGGTCCTTACTCATCTTGATTCGAACGAAGCAGATAGACCGTGAGCTTTTGCTCCTCTATGGAATCAATTGGTTTTTTCATCAACTTTTTTTCGTGTTGTTTATCGGTTATCAACTGCTCGTGTTGGCTGCGCTGGATACCATTCTGGTGATGTATTCCACATGGGTACTCATTCGCGCCATTCGTCCCCACCACAAAATCGCATCCTCGCTGCTCATTCCCTATTTCATGTGGAGCGTGTTTGCGATGTGTCTCACGATTGGCTTCTGCCTACGCAACCTGTGAGTACAATAGCAATTACAGGCCCTCGACGAGTCGGCTGGCTCGTGCTGTCGCTTCTCTTTTTATTTCCTCCCAATGGAGGGTTTGGAATTGGCGCTGATGCATTAAAATTTTTCCGTTCACAATGGTCGTATCCACATCGGCTCCCGTTGCGCTGTAGGCAAGCAGGGCAGGGATGTCATGGACAGGCTGGAGGTGCGGTTTATCCAGATCGATCAGGATGAGATCGGCTCGCTTTCCGGCTTCCAGTGTTCCGACCTCGTGATCGATTGCAAGCAGCTTTGCACTTTCGATGGTAGCCATGCGCAAGGCCGTTTCAGCAGGCAGTACCGTTGGATCACCGTGCTTGAGCTTTTGCATCCAAGTCGCGGCTTTGATCTCGGAAAACATATCGAGAGTCGTAGCGCTGCCGGCACCGTCTGTTCCCATCCCGACAGTGACCCCAGCCTCGATTAGCTCCCTGACAGGGGCGATGCCGCAGCCGAGCTTCAAATTGCTGACAGGATTGTGTGCGACACCGCCTCTCATCCCGCGAAGAAGCGCGACATCGGATTCATTCAGATGAACAGCATGCGCGAGCAAGACGTGCGTATCGGCGAACATGCCCAGTTCGTGCAAGTACTCCGTGGGAGTCTGATTGTACTTGGCCCGGATTTTCTCTCCTTCCTCAATTGTTTCGGCCAGATGGATGTGGAGTGGGATTTGGCGCTTGCGGGCAAGCTCGATGACTCCTTGCAAGGGCTTTGGCGGGCACGTATAAGGAGCGTGCGGACCGAGCATCGTCGTGATTCTGCCATCGCCAGTTCCCGTCCAGTTGTCGATGAGGTCCAAGGCTTCGGCCATTCGTCGTCCTCCGTCATCCTCGAGAAAGACCATGCCGCGAGTCAGGGAAGCACGTATCCCGGAATCAAGTACCGCTTGGGCAACAGCATCCATATGCACGTACATATCGGCAAAGGCGGTCGTGCCAGAAGCGATCATTTCCGCGATTCCCAGTGTTGTTCCCCAGTAGACATCTTCTCTTGTCATCCGGGCTTCAGCCGGGAGCATCTTTTTGTCCAACCAATCCATCAGCTTGAGATCATCGGAAAAAGCACGCAGCAAGGACATGCTGGCATGGTTGTGAGCATTGATGAGACCGGGCATCGCTAGCCTATTTTTAGCCAGTATGACATGGTCTGCTTCCTCTTCAAGGGATGGTCCGATTTTGGCGATTCTACCATCCACGATCCAAATATCCCCGAGAAATGGCTTCTCTCCTTCAACCATCGTCCATATCATGCAGTCTTTAATCAGTAACGTTTCCATGGGAAAATCCTCCTTTTTATTCCTAGTTGCGATGCAAGCGTAAAGCTTGACGCCGCGAGAAAGTCAAGGAGGGAATTTTTTGAAAAAGGGAGAACAAATTCAGACGAGTTGTGCTGAGCTTTGCAAATTTGAAATATTGTTTATTAGATAACAATTGACGAGAGAAATAACGCTACATAAAATGTAGATAAGATTTGGGGGAAGAAAGAGATGTCACATATGTTAAATGGAGGGCTTGTCAGCCTGCAAGCAATCTTGGATCAATTGAAGCCTTCGGAGCGAAAAGTCGCTGATTATATCCTGGCTCACCCGGAAGATGTCGTGAAGCTATCTGTCCAAAAATTGGCGGAATATAGTGGGGTATCCGAGGCGACGATTATCCGTTTGGCTCGCTCTCTTAATATGAAGGGATATCAGGAGCTAAAGCTGCGCGTCGCAGGAGATTTGACGAAACAGACGGCGATGGGCAGTTATCAGGAGATCATGATGGAGGGTTCAGTTGAATCGATTATGCAAGCGGTTAGCTGGAACAATATTCAATCCATTCAGGATACGCTCTCTGTCTTGTCCAACGAAGAAGTAAAGAAAGCAGTCGACGTGCTGTCGGTTGCCAGGAAGATCGATGTTTACGGCGTCGGTGCATCGGCGGTCATTGCTGACGATATCCGGCAAAAATTTTCGCGGATTAACTTGTGGTGTGAGGCTTATTCGGATTTTCACGCACAATTGACGTCGGCAGTCACTTTAACGGAAAAAGACGTAGTCATCGGCATATCTTATTCAGGACAGACCGAAGACATTATTCAATCGTTGACGGAGGCCAAGCAGCAGGGAGCGACCATCATTACCCTGACCAAATTCGGTCCCTCGCCAGTAGCCGAACTAGCCAACATTCGGTTGTTCACCAGCTCGGTAGAAAAAAGCATTCGCAGCGGAGCAATGGCTTCACGCATTGCTCAATTGAACGTCATCGATATTTTGTTTATTACCATGATCAGCAGGATGCAAGAGCGAGTCATTCCCCTGTTGGAAAAATCAAGGCTTGCTGTTAGTCGAACGAAACGCTCATCGACGTAGGAGAAGGGAGGGTAGACATGGACGATCTGGAGCTGCTTTTGCAAGGATGGGTGGATAGCGGTTTGCTCCCGGGAGCTGCCTTGCGAATCGTGCGTGATCGTCGTATCTGGTATGCGTGTGATGTCGGAACGACGAGTATTGCCAAAGACCAGCCAGTGACGCCGAATACCATGTTTGACCTGGCGTCGCTCACCAAAGTGACGGCGACGCTGCCTGCTATCCTCTTGCTCGTGCAGGAGGGAGTGGTAGCGCTGGATGATCAGATTGGTCAATTTTTTCCCGATTGTCCCGCTGACAAAAAGCGGATCACACTCGAACAGCTGCTTGCGCATACCTCAGGAATGCCGGCAGATTTGGCAGAGAGAAGGCGCGATAGCGAGATCGATTTGCCAGAGCTGTTGTATGCGCAAGAATTGATTCACGAGCCTGGGGCCCAGGTAGTTTACAGTGATTTGGGCATGATCTGGTTGGGCCTCGTTATCGAGCAAGTAACAGGAGAGCGCTTAGACCAGTTTGTTACCCGGCGCATCTTCACCCCATTGGGTATGACACATACGGTTTTCTGTCCGAACCGACATATTTATCGGAATATTGCGTCTACTGAGTATTGTAGCCTGACCAACGACTACATGACAGGAGAGGTTCATGATGAGAAAGCATTTGCGATGGGAGGGGTTGCGGGACATGCTGGACTTTTCTCAACAGCGGACGATCTTTGCCGATACGCGATGAGCTGGTTGTACCAAGAGCCTCGAATACTTGCGAGCGAATGGTACGAACTGGCGATTCGCAATCATACAGAGCAAGCAGGAGGGAGTAGAGGGTATGGCTGGGAGCTCAATCAAGCGTCCACGACCTTGAGCTGTGGAAGCGGCTTGCATCGTAGGAGCTTTGGGCATACAGGCTTTACTGGAACCAGTATGTGGATCGACCCAGAGCAACAGTTTGCTGTCATCTTTCTGACTAACGCCGTTCATCTAGGCCGCAATCATCAGCTTCGGCAATTACGACCGATATTGCACGATGCTGTTACGGCCCAGCTTTTGCAGACCTAAGGGAAGAAAAAGGGGAGGGTTTCGCATGAAGCAATTTCGTTTTCGCTATGTAGCTGCTATCGTGTTGGCTGCGGTTATGGTGATGACAGGATGTAGCAGTGGAGGAACCGAAGCAGAGTCAGTCGGCGGACAGGGTGGAGGACAGCAGGTAACACTCTCGATGCATAGCTGGCGCGTAGAAGACACGGAGGGCTACAAAGCCATCATCAAAGCTTTTGAGGCAGACCATCCGAATATCAAAATTGACTTCAAACCATTCAAAGCAACGGAGTACAATACCATCCTCAACACGGCGCTCCAAAGCGACAGTGGCCCAGATATTTTGCAGCTACGTCCCTATGCTCCGGGGATTGCCTTGGCTGAAGCTGGACACTTGGAGCCGCTCGACAATGTGCCAGGCATATCTACCATCCCAAAAGACGTCCTCGCAGCGGCCACAGGTAAAGATGGTAAAGTCTACGGTGTCCCACTATCCCTGAACTCCACGCAATTTTACTACAACAAGAAAATCTTCGAGCAAAATGGCCTCCAGGCACCGAAAAGCTGGGATGAGCTGATTGCGACAGCCAAAACATTAAAAGAGAAAGGAATCGTCCCGATCTCTTTCGGAGCAAAGGAAGGCTGGCTCCTCTCTCTCAGTCATGGTGTAATTGCTCCAGCTAGCTATAGCGGTACGAACTATCTCGACAAGCTGCTAAAAGGAGAAA
This genomic stretch from Brevibacillus brevis harbors:
- a CDS encoding ABC transporter substrate-binding protein; translated protein: MKQFRFRYVAAIVLAAVMVMTGCSSGGTEAESVGGQGGGQQVTLSMHSWRVEDTEGYKAIIKAFEADHPNIKIDFKPFKATEYNTILNTALQSDSGPDILQLRPYAPGIALAEAGHLEPLDNVPGISTIPKDVLAAATGKDGKVYGVPLSLNSTQFYYNKKIFEQNGLQAPKSWDELIATAKTLKEKGIVPISFGAKEGWLLSLSHGVIAPASYSGTNYLDKLLKGESDLKSAEFLQSVQRMQELIPYFPENYVGLELNDMRTLFATEKAAMFINGSFELEGIKKLNPDLPLDFFPMPTDDGKQVLTTWVDGSYAVNAKSKHKAEALKFMEFMATKKFGELFANQFKRISAVPGVSTDDPLVNKMAELSQSSATPYLMVVSFAEGKPTTKQTLENALQGMYLGKLTPEQVVEEVQKSAATWFPPFKK
- a CDS encoding amidohydrolase, with amino-acid sequence METLLIKDCMIWTMVEGEKPFLGDIWIVDGRIAKIGPSLEEEADHVILAKNRLAMPGLINAHNHASMSLLRAFSDDLKLMDWLDKKMLPAEARMTREDVYWGTTLGIAEMIASGTTAFADMYVHMDAVAQAVLDSGIRASLTRGMVFLEDDGGRRMAEALDLIDNWTGTGDGRITTMLGPHAPYTCPPKPLQGVIELARKRQIPLHIHLAETIEEGEKIRAKYNQTPTEYLHELGMFADTHVLLAHAVHLNESDVALLRGMRGGVAHNPVSNLKLGCGIAPVRELIEAGVTVGMGTDGAGSATTLDMFSEIKAATWMQKLKHGDPTVLPAETALRMATIESAKLLAIDHEVGTLEAGKRADLILIDLDKPHLQPVHDIPALLAYSATGADVDTTIVNGKILMHQRQFQTLHWEEIKREATARASRLVEGL
- a CDS encoding MurR/RpiR family transcriptional regulator, which codes for MSHMLNGGLVSLQAILDQLKPSERKVADYILAHPEDVVKLSVQKLAEYSGVSEATIIRLARSLNMKGYQELKLRVAGDLTKQTAMGSYQEIMMEGSVESIMQAVSWNNIQSIQDTLSVLSNEEVKKAVDVLSVARKIDVYGVGASAVIADDIRQKFSRINLWCEAYSDFHAQLTSAVTLTEKDVVIGISYSGQTEDIIQSLTEAKQQGATIITLTKFGPSPVAELANIRLFTSSVEKSIRSGAMASRIAQLNVIDILFITMISRMQERVIPLLEKSRLAVSRTKRSST
- a CDS encoding TspO/MBR family protein, which produces MRLVHNSLLFLAGVVLYSLGGLAFPDGGAWHDSLAKPDGTPPIYLFRIIWLILYALIAWSLLILIRTKQIDRELLLLYGINWFFHQLFFVLFIGYQLLVLAALDTILVMYSTWVLIRAIRPHHKIASSLLIPYFMWSVFAMCLTIGFCLRNL
- a CDS encoding serine hydrolase domain-containing protein, which produces MDDLELLLQGWVDSGLLPGAALRIVRDRRIWYACDVGTTSIAKDQPVTPNTMFDLASLTKVTATLPAILLLVQEGVVALDDQIGQFFPDCPADKKRITLEQLLAHTSGMPADLAERRRDSEIDLPELLYAQELIHEPGAQVVYSDLGMIWLGLVIEQVTGERLDQFVTRRIFTPLGMTHTVFCPNRHIYRNIASTEYCSLTNDYMTGEVHDEKAFAMGGVAGHAGLFSTADDLCRYAMSWLYQEPRILASEWYELAIRNHTEQAGGSRGYGWELNQASTTLSCGSGLHRRSFGHTGFTGTSMWIDPEQQFAVIFLTNAVHLGRNHQLRQLRPILHDAVTAQLLQT